TAACACAACCTTAAATAACACAACCTTAAATAACACAACTAATAATAATGTAAAAAAATTATCTCCTAGTGAACTTGATAGATTAGATAACCTGCTTCTAGTGTCATCCAAAAATGATGCGGTGCGATCTGCGATAAATGAAGCGAAAGTAAATATTAAAGCAGCTATTAGTCTCGATGCATGTAGTGCAAGCCGAAATAAAATGACAAAATATGCAGCTCCGGGTTCAATGATAAAATATTATCGTCCTCCTATGAGTTCAATGAGATACCATAATTCGGATGCAAATCAGTGTCTAAATGTTGTCAGAGTTCAAGGTATGAAAATGCTGGCCAAAAATGCAATGGCTTTTGAGGTGACATATGAATCAAAGATAAGCGATGAAGTTGCAACTATGAAGTATCGCATGCTCAAGCAACCTTCAGGAGAATGGCTGTTCGAATAAAACCAGCCAATAATCCCTATTTAAAGCAGATTATCAACACTGTTACATTGGTTGAAAAGACAAATAGCACATTGCGTCAGCATTGCTTTCGACTCATGGCCTGTTAGCTATCCATACAAATGACAATGGTTTTAAATATTCACTCACATAAACAGAGTGCTATTTCTACAATGAAATAACACTCTGTTTTGTTATTTTCTAGCCACAAAATCACAATCAATAACTCAGCATCATATTGCCTGTGTCTAATTTTATGTTTGTACCTTTATCGTTCTTAATTTTGTCGATACTGATTGGCTTTTCAGATTTTATTGTTAACGACACTTCAGCCTTGCTTTTCATTACATAGTTGGTTAATGGTGGCACTTTGGATATAGGGCTTAGGTTTTCAGAAAAACTATTTTTTGATGACCAACGAGAGTGCTTGTTAAGCGTATCGTTGGTTGTGATGCCTAGTTTTACGTTTTTATCTTTTAGTTTTCCAAGCTTAGTATTGAGTTTATCAACTTCATCACCCGCCTCTTCTGCAGACGTTTTCCAACCATCGGGGATAAGTGCATCAGGTAGCATTTGTATCAATGATTTAATACCTTCCCATACCCACCCTATCGCCTCGCCAACGACTTTTAATACCACATCAAATCCAATGAATTTATCGATTAAATAACCTATTCCAACAACGGCCGCCAATGCAGCTGCAACCATTAACATAATGGGATTCATCATAATAACGGAGTTGAGAGTAATGAACGCTATTTTTAAGATAAGCAAGATCGCAGTTACTTTAGTGCCAAAATTGTAAAGCAAACAAACTTTTTAGAAATAGCGCCTCCCATTCGTTTATACGGCAATGGATCTCCTAAGTATCAATTGAAAGACGTTTTGAAATTTATTGAAAGTAGAAAACAACACCACTGTAATTAAACTCGAAAGGCTTACCATGATCAGAAATTATAAAAAAAATGATTTGAAAAGCGGGTTCGTGGGTGTGCGAGTTGCGGTTAGCGTAGGAGGAAAGCTTAAACAAAAATGGTTCGCAAACAGTCTATTTGCGCAACCAACTGCAATGAGATTAGCAGAGGACTTAGAAAATAAATGGCTAGGGATGCAACTTCAACATCAGCGTAATAATGTAATATCCCTACATTCAAATGCAGGATTTATAGGAATTTGCTTTTGCATATCACTATTTATAATATCCCAGCCCCCCCCTTTTTTCTTCATTCCTACTTTCAAAAAAAATGTAATTATGCGATTTACATTCAATTAATTTTCAATTACCATCCGTTTTTATCAAGAATGTATATATTTAAAGGAATAAGTATAAAATGCGATATAGTCTTCTACTTTTTATAATGTTGGTATTAAATGGTTGCGGGGGAAAAGATAAAGATATGCCTATTGGCGCCATATCTACCACTGAAAACAATGTAATCTCGACTCTTTCACCTGATAGCCTTGATACAGAATTAGATAACGGTACCCTTGAAATTTTTCATCCGCATGAAAATACACCTATAGACTTAAACTCTTCTAATGTTCTATTAAATCAATCATATGACGACCAAAACAAAATACCTTTAATTGGAACTCAATTAGTGGGCCGATTAAAAATAAACCCTAATAAAACTTATCAAACACAATGGGTTATTGGCGAGAAAGGCAGTCCCAATTACCAAGTTTATGATAAAGGGATCTGCAACATTGAGCAAGTAACAGATAATTGTATCTATAATATCAAAAAATCAGATGCAGGACATAACATCAAATTTTGTGTAATAGTAAATAACAATAAGACTAGTTGCTCAAAAAGTATTTTATTACCTAAAATTTCATTTAATGGAATACTTAATTATAAATCTACTATATATACAAAACTAACTGGATTCTCTGATGATATTGCAATTCAATGGCATGTGAGCGCAGATGATGAATTGATTGCATCAAATATTTATTTACCTGCCATTTCGAAAGATTACCAAGGAACATCTTATCAATTAAGCTCAGCGGATGCCAAAGTAGAAACATATTTATATCACTATTTATTTTTTTGTATTGAAGATAATAAAAACAAATGGGTGCAACAATGTTTTAACGTAGGTGAGTTTACCCCTAATACTTTAGCTATTACAGATATTATGGGTGATAAAAACACTATATATGATGCTGACATTTATAATGGAGCTGCTAACAATAAAGTCGTTGGAGGCATACTCTATAACTCTTATAATACAAACAGAATGATTGGGCCCCTCGCTTATATTGATGGCCAAAGAAAACTTTTTGATGGTCTTTCTCATTATCGGCTATTTCGGCCTATGACTAATGCTGAAATTAAACTAGCTAAACTACAATTATCATCAAAAGGATCCAATGACGAAAATAACCTATACCCTCATTTATTAATCAATGTACACGGCGATAGCTATTCTTATGGTTATGCCGAAGAAGGTTTTACACTAATAAAAAGTGCTAATGAATTATGCGATAAAACAAACCAACGTTTTCAATTAATAGATATTAAGGACTTCGAAATATTAAACTTTTCTGATTCTGGATGGCCTAAAGGTTACTATGTGAGTAACACTAAATCAACATCCAATGGTGTTGTGCTGTATCACATTTATAAAAAAGAAGTCAGTAAATACTCTAGCGACATCGAAGGTACGGTTGCTTGTAGTGCAAGTTATCTATCTTAAACAATGGGTGTATTATGAGGCAGATTTAAGAATCAGTAACTCTTTCTCTAGCAGTTCATAATACAACTCATAACCCAATAACTGTTCATCCAGCCAATCATGTTTGTTATAAATTGCCATGATCCCACCGAGCTCATGGCCAAGCATCTTTTCAGTAACATGTGGCATAACGCCATTTTCACTTAATCGAGTAACAATTGTTCGTCTAAAATCATGCGGTACAAAATATTCTAATTTCATGCGATCATTTAAGCGTTGTACAAAACGATTTTGGGCATGACTTGTTAATGGCTTTTTAAATGATTGACCGGGTATCAAAAATTCACGACCATTGCCATACGGTAAAGTTAAAGATTTAATTAACTCAATAACTTTAACCGACAAAGCACGCCTGATTGCTTTTCTCGTTTTAGAACGATCCGCTGGCAATATCCAAATGCTTCGTTGTAAATCAAATTCTTCAAGTCGAGCTTCTCGAATTTCACTATTACGTGCACCGGTTAAAATCAACAGTTGTGTACAAACCCGGCAGCTAAGTGCCGCACGACTTAATTCAATCTCACGCCATAATTTTGCAACTTCATACCATTCTAAAGTTCGCTCTCTTCTACGCTGATGCTTACCAACAGCTAAAGTAGGAATATCAAGTAAGTGGCTCTGCCGAATACGCCCGCGAGATTTAGCCCAACGTATAAACGTTTTAAATCGCCTTAATATATTTCCTGCATTTTCTGGTGAGGTATCTTTATTAATACGATCAAAAAAGGCTATCCATTGTGTATAGCTATAACGTTCTACATTAATAGAGGCATGTGGCATGACATATTTATTAACGGTTGAATGATAAAGTGCTTGAGAAGTTTTACTGAGTTCTTTATCTACACGAAGCGTTAAAAACTCCTGAGCAATATTACCCAGTAACTCCTGATCTGATCCATTACCTAATAAATGCCTTGGATCATCCCCATTAAACACGGCACGCCTGAGTTTAATGACTTGCTCTCGTGCTTCTGCTAGTTTAATCTCAGGATATCGGCCTAATTTCATGCGTTGGGACTTTCCAAACCACTGGAAACGGAAATTAAAAATAACAACAGCAGTTTTAGATATGCGAACAGTTAATCCGTCACGATCAAAGATTTCTGCTTTTCCTGTATAAGGCGCTCGAATATTTCGTATTTTTGTGTCTGACAAAGCCATAAGTCACCGAGGTACAAAGCAAGTTAAAATTAGGTACAAACCGAGGTACAAAAAGAATAGTTAGCAGACAATAACAAGAAACAACACTAACCACCATAAAATGATAAGAAGTATAGAGGATTTGAGGCCTGCAATGGAAAAAACACAACAAAAACCGACATGGGTAAATACCAACAACGAGCCCACTTTATACTGGCACGATTACGAAACATTTGGGCTCAGCCCAGGTAATGACAGACCGTCTCAGTTTGCGGGGATCCGCACCGATCTCGATCTTAATATTATTGCAGAGAAAGATGAATGG
The sequence above is a segment of the Psychromonas sp. CNPT3 genome. Coding sequences within it:
- a CDS encoding tyrosine-type recombinase/integrase, whose product is MALSDTKIRNIRAPYTGKAEIFDRDGLTVRISKTAVVIFNFRFQWFGKSQRMKLGRYPEIKLAEAREQVIKLRRAVFNGDDPRHLLGNGSDQELLGNIAQEFLTLRVDKELSKTSQALYHSTVNKYVMPHASINVERYSYTQWIAFFDRINKDTSPENAGNILRRFKTFIRWAKSRGRIRQSHLLDIPTLAVGKHQRRRERTLEWYEVAKLWREIELSRAALSCRVCTQLLILTGARNSEIREARLEEFDLQRSIWILPADRSKTRKAIRRALSVKVIELIKSLTLPYGNGREFLIPGQSFKKPLTSHAQNRFVQRLNDRMKLEYFVPHDFRRTIVTRLSENGVMPHVTEKMLGHELGGIMAIYNKHDWLDEQLLGYELYYELLEKELLILKSAS